The following proteins are encoded in a genomic region of Amphiura filiformis chromosome 18, Afil_fr2py, whole genome shotgun sequence:
- the LOC140138965 gene encoding tolloid-like protein 2 encodes MYVYAGLDSIKMLSKIITILLVIPSLTISQITDVILSESGAVSILGLSGDEEAAICYQGTNGNWSSVEASVTCRHLEYLDGEAVVLTEEDIAFLPEVVIFDFECYGGELSLAECRYGDATTTDVGCGSKLYAGANCSSTNCGGTFNSFSGTISSPNYPNRYPVYASCDYIISVPTATAINITFHSFDVEYEYDYLVFGVGTNPETSSPSDSLTGSIVPDPFILGSGTMWFRFFSDSSLNNYGFLLTWEAFDLPLCSYRYTSTTGSITSTNYPNEYPAFTNCTYILDIPDVEHIAITFHDFKLEYRHDFLYYGVGTVPSIEHSLLAFTGSRISDSFGIPSSAAWFIFISDGSINYQGFNFTWDTSTEAPETQITDVSITADGSGVEVATGIVRVQGLTDSGSSWAHICYTGNNGDWSDIEAKLICRYHGFGDGEATSIAIDPESSWVLHNFQCGAEVTSLNNCTWDLMHDPNGCGDKFNAGVRCINDPCDAVFTTTSGSIQSPNFPSLYPPLSNCTYHINVPGAARLLMTFEQFRTEHTHDTLRFYRNNPATTTDTDHVGTLSGWGDQAPLEFYTDSLWLLFTSDRSIEYTGFNLTWVTSGKYLLIEYLLLVVVVVIVVVTVSCTTILGMPQTLKISDVPLYYVALDAYA; translated from the exons ATGTATGTGTATGCAGGTCTAGATTCAATCAAGATGTTGAGTAAGATTATTACAATACTTCTCGTGATACCAAGTTTGACAATTTCAC AAATCACCGATGTAATTCTATCCGAGTCTGGTGCGGTGTCCATTTTGGGTTTATCAGGAGATGAAGAGGCGGCTATATGCTACCAAGGCACCAATGGAAACTGGTCATCAGTTGAGGCAAGTGTGACCTGCCGACATCTGGAGTATTTGGATGGTGAAGCTGTGGTACTGACTGAAGAGGATATTGCATTCCTACCTGAAGTAGTCATATTTGACTTTGAGTGTTACGGAG GTGAATTATCGTTAGCAGAGTGTCGTTATGGAGATGCCACGACGACTGATGTGGGATGTGGATCTAAGCTATATGCTGGGGCAAATTGTTCTA GTACGAACTGCGGTGGTACATTTAACAGTTTTTCTGGTACCATCTCTAGCCCGAATTATCCAAACCGTTACCCAGTGTATGCTTCCTGCGACTATATCATCAGTGTACCTACAGCTACTGCCATCAATATCACCTTCCATAG CTTCGATGTTGAATATGAGTATGATTACCTAGTGTTTGGGGTGGGAACAAATCCTGAAACATCCTCACCTTCAGATAGCTTGACAGGAAGCATTGTTCCAGATCCGTTCATACTCGGCAGTGGCACGATGTGGTTTCGGTTTTTTAGCGATAGTTCCCTTAATAATTATGGATTCTTGCTAACCTGGGAAGCTTTTG ATTTACCACTGTGTTCTTACCGATACACAAGTACGACAGGCAGCATAACCAGTACCAACTACCCCAATGAGTACCCAGCCTTTACTAACTGTACCTACATTCTAGACATCCCGGATGTGGAGCATATTGCGATAACCTTTCACGATTTCAAGCTGGAATATCGACATGATTTCCTTTACTACGGAGTAGGAACAGTGCCATCTATAGAACACAGTCTGCTTGCCTTTACGGGTTCAAGGATTTCTGATTCATTTGGAATCCCTTCATCAGCAGCCTGGTTTATATTCATAAGCGATGGATCGATAAATTATCAAGGATTCAATTTTACTTGGGATACATCAACAG AAGCACCAGAAACACAGATAACCGATGTATCGATCACCGCCGATGGTTCTGGGGTTGAGGTTGCAACAGGAATAGTACGTGTGCAAGGTTTGACAGATAGTGGATCCTCGTGGGCACATATATGCTATACAGGCAATAATGGCGATTGGAGTGACATCGAGGCCAAATTAATCTGCCGATATCACGGATTCGGAGATGGAGAGGCTACTAGTATTGCTATAGACCCTGAGAGTAGTTGGGTGCTGCACAACTTCCAATGCGGTGCAG AGGTAACTTCCTTGAACAATTGCACGTGGGATCTGATGCATGACCCAAATGGATGTGGTGACAAATTTAATGCGGGTGTACGCTGCATTA ACGACCCATGTGATGCAGTCTTCACAACTACAAGTGGTAGCATACAGAGTCCCAATTTTCCTTCTCTGTACCCGCCTCTCTCAAATTGTACCTATCACATCAACGTTCCTGGAGCTGCACGTCTGCTGATGACATTTGAACAATTTAGGACGGAACATACCCATGATACTTTGCG ATTTTATCGCAATAACCCGGCTACTACAACGGACACCGATCATGTTGGTACGTTGTCTGGCTGGGGTGATCAAGCACCACTAGAGTTTTACACCGATAGTTTATGGCTTCTCTTCACATCAGACAGAAGTATTGAATATACTGGGTTTAATCTTACATGGGTAACAAGTGGTAAGTATTTATTAATAGAGtatttattattagtagtagtagtagttataGTAGTAGTAACAGTATCTTGTACTACCATTTTGGGCATGCCGCAGACTCTGAAAATCAGTGACGTACCTCTTTATTATGTGGCATTGGACGCATATGCATAA
- the LOC140139367 gene encoding neuropilin-2-like encodes MEGNFSSPYYPNNYPNLANCVYLFSIANASQIEFTIETFSTERDIDFLFYGNGTDVPIDVLIEGGQHLTGSNVWSSLVINSGYAWFVFTSDITISERGFYISWQARTETLEGTPCGQNFTSRSGVIRSPNYPGRHPSDADCVYVISVPSADRIAISFLSFDLEVGYDFLDYGIGTQRTTEGEVS; translated from the exons ATGGAAGGAAACTTCAGTAGTCCTTATTATCCCAATAACTACCCAAACCTTGCCAACTGTGTCTACTTATTCAGCATAGCCAACGCAAGTCAAATTGAGTTCACTATTGAAACCTTTTCCACGGAAAGAGATATCGATTTCCTGTTTTATGGGAACGGAACAGATGTTCCAATTGACGTATTAATTGAAGGTGGTCAACATTTGACGGGATCGAATGTGTGGTCATCTTTGGTGATAAACAGTGGATATGCCTGGTTCGTGTTTACCTCTGATATTACAATAAGTGAACGAGGATTTTATATATCATGGCAAGCACGTACTG AAACCTTGGAGGGTACTCCATGTGGTCAGAATTTCACAAGTCGATCAGGAGTTATCAGAAGTCCAAATTACCCTGGCAGGCATCCAAGTGATGCAGATTGTGTTTATGTAATAAGTGTGCCGTCAGCAGACAGGATTGCCATCAGTTTCCTTTCATTCGATTTAGAG GTTGGATACGACTTCCTCGACTACGGCATTGGCACTCAACGTACGACAGAAGGGGAAGTATCTTAA